One genomic region from Bacteroidia bacterium encodes:
- a CDS encoding amino acid permease — protein MSSNGFFRRKSVNAVTTGDEEGHGSLHKVLSVRDLTFFGIAAIIGAGSFSSIGSACASGGPAVILLFIICAVACGFTAMCYAEFASRVPVSGSAYTYAYVSFGEVMAWIIGWALLMEYSIGNIYVAFSWSGYFTSLLDGMGIHFPEWLTINYLSAKEAFLSNTTGEGLTAWNNAPQIAGLRIIFDMPAFMINVFITALVYVGVKESRNLSNLMVIIKLAIVILVIIVGFFYVDIGNWTPFMPEGFKGVMGGVASVFFAYIGFDAVSTLAEEAKDPQRDLPRGMIYSLIICTILYIILSLVLTGMVTYELLGVSDPLAEVFQLREVKWMLFIISIAAVVAMTSVLLVFQMGQPRIWMSMSRDGLLPARFSRIHPRFKTPGFSTIVTGLVVGVPLLFTNESFILDFTSVGTLFAFVLVCGGVLLLPAHEEGMPRGKFRIPYFNAKYFMPLITGGVAAWLFSAEREYLYSLTDFSGDTAVSNGCTLFFFALMLLMTGLSVVKNYSLIPVLGLLSCCYLMTGIGGAAWKWFFIWFAIGFVVYILYGYRKSKLAAGSK, from the coding sequence ATGTCATCCAACGGTTTTTTCAGACGTAAATCCGTGAATGCCGTCACCACCGGTGATGAGGAAGGGCATGGTTCCCTCCATAAAGTACTCTCGGTTCGTGATCTTACATTTTTCGGAATAGCAGCCATCATCGGTGCAGGTAGTTTCTCCAGCATCGGCAGCGCCTGCGCTTCCGGTGGCCCGGCGGTTATTCTTCTTTTTATTATTTGTGCTGTCGCCTGCGGATTCACCGCCATGTGTTATGCGGAATTCGCTTCGCGTGTGCCGGTCTCCGGCTCGGCGTATACGTATGCCTATGTTTCCTTCGGCGAAGTGATGGCATGGATCATCGGATGGGCCCTGCTGATGGAATATTCTATCGGTAATATCTATGTCGCATTCTCCTGGAGCGGATATTTTACCTCCCTTCTGGACGGCATGGGAATACATTTCCCGGAATGGCTCACCATCAACTACCTGTCGGCTAAGGAAGCTTTCCTCTCCAATACCACCGGGGAGGGACTCACCGCCTGGAACAACGCACCTCAGATTGCAGGACTGCGGATTATTTTTGATATGCCCGCGTTCATGATCAATGTTTTCATTACAGCGCTGGTGTACGTGGGCGTAAAAGAATCAAGAAACCTCAGCAATCTGATGGTGATCATCAAGCTGGCCATCGTGATTCTGGTGATTATCGTGGGCTTCTTTTATGTTGATATCGGGAACTGGACGCCCTTCATGCCGGAGGGATTTAAAGGCGTCATGGGAGGTGTGGCTTCGGTTTTCTTTGCATATATCGGCTTTGATGCCGTATCCACACTCGCGGAAGAAGCCAAAGATCCACAGCGTGACCTTCCCAGAGGTATGATCTATTCACTCATCATTTGTACCATTCTTTATATCATTCTTTCTCTGGTGCTCACCGGTATGGTAACTTATGAACTGCTGGGCGTGTCGGATCCGCTCGCTGAAGTATTCCAGTTGCGGGAAGTCAAGTGGATGTTATTCATCATTTCTATTGCCGCTGTGGTAGCCATGACCAGTGTATTGCTCGTTTTCCAAATGGGGCAGCCGAGAATCTGGATGAGTATGAGTCGTGACGGACTTCTTCCCGCACGATTTTCCCGGATTCATCCCCGCTTCAAAACGCCGGGGTTCTCTACCATCGTAACCGGACTGGTAGTGGGAGTTCCGCTCCTCTTTACGAACGAAAGTTTTATCCTGGATTTTACATCTGTTGGTACCCTTTTCGCTTTTGTGCTGGTCTGCGGCGGCGTGCTTCTTCTTCCCGCCCATGAGGAGGGTATGCCCAGAGGGAAATTCAGGATTCCGTATTTCAACGCGAAGTATTTTATGCCCCTGATCACCGGAGGTGTGGCCGCCTGGTTGTTCAGCGCGGAAAGAGAATACCTGTATTCACTCACTGATTTTTCCGGTGATACAGCAGTGTCTAACGGCTGCACCTTATTCTTTTTTGCACTGATGTTGCTGATGACCGGCCTTTCGGTTGTTAAAAATTATTCCCTCATTCCGGTTCTCGGACTCTTGTCCTGTTGCTATCTCATGACCGGTATAGGAGGTGCGGCATGGAAGTGGTTCTTCATCTGGTTTGCGATTGGTTTTGTAGTATATATTTTATACGGTTACAGAAAAAGTAAATTGGCTGCAGGCAGTAAGTAG
- the purL gene encoding phosphoribosylformylglycinamidine synthase subunit PurL yields MADLIKEALPTAETAKKLGLLPEEYEKITALLGRRPNFTELSIYSVMWSEHCSYKNSITWLKTLPKDGPHMLAKAGEENAGLVDIGNGLACAFKIESHNHPSALEPYQGAATGVGGINRDIFTMGARPVAQLNSLRFGDPNLAKTKWLIRGVVKGIGDYGNAFGIPTVGGEVFFDESFNVNPLVNAMSVGIMKAGGTVSAISYGEGNPVFIVGSATGKDGIHGAAFASKDITEDSAKDLPAVQVGDPFQEKLLLEASLEVIATGAVIGMQDMGAAGITCSTSEMSAKGEHGMNVWLDKVPTRQANMKDWEILLSESQERMLVVVQKGREKEVQRVFSKWDLNCVQIGEVTTGDRLKYFMHGELVADVPAGSLVLGGGAPVYTREYKEPAYFAESKKFRTDDVPEAKDLRAVAVHLLSHPNIASKRWIYEQYDSMVGTVNMSTNQPSDAAVVNLKDTPAALVMKVDCNSRYVNADPETGCAIAVSECARNIVCTGGEPSAVTNCLNFGNPYNPEVYWQFVGSIKGMSAACSKFKTPVTGGNVSFYNQSSYEGPVFPTPTIGMIGVMKDKENRMTLDFKNEGDLIYLIGESKNDLASSEYLYSFVGIKNTPAPCFDLEEEFAVQETVKQCIRERLVQSAHDVSDGGLLTALAESSFPRDLGFEIFSDGKVRKDAFLFGESQSRVVVSVRKEDETRLVRLLKNNGTAFSKIGFVKGKEMMADGELIMATQEAKGLYTNSLGNLISS; encoded by the coding sequence ATGGCAGACCTGATAAAAGAAGCGCTTCCCACAGCAGAAACCGCAAAGAAGTTAGGACTTCTGCCTGAAGAATATGAAAAGATCACCGCCCTGCTTGGGCGCCGCCCCAACTTCACCGAACTGAGTATCTATTCAGTGATGTGGAGTGAGCACTGTTCCTATAAAAACAGCATCACCTGGCTGAAGACCCTGCCAAAAGATGGGCCGCACATGCTGGCGAAGGCCGGAGAAGAAAATGCAGGGCTGGTGGACATAGGCAACGGGCTGGCCTGCGCATTTAAAATTGAATCGCACAATCATCCATCGGCACTGGAACCTTACCAGGGTGCGGCCACAGGAGTTGGCGGCATCAACCGCGATATATTTACCATGGGAGCCCGGCCGGTGGCCCAGTTAAACTCGCTTCGTTTCGGCGATCCGAACCTGGCAAAAACAAAATGGCTGATCCGGGGAGTGGTGAAAGGGATTGGTGATTACGGAAACGCATTCGGGATACCTACCGTAGGCGGAGAAGTTTTCTTTGACGAAAGCTTCAACGTTAATCCACTTGTTAACGCCATGAGTGTAGGAATAATGAAAGCGGGCGGAACGGTTTCCGCGATCTCTTACGGAGAAGGTAACCCGGTATTTATTGTAGGAAGTGCTACCGGAAAAGACGGCATACACGGCGCCGCCTTCGCCTCGAAGGATATCACTGAAGATTCCGCGAAGGATCTGCCGGCTGTTCAGGTGGGTGACCCATTTCAGGAAAAACTTCTGCTGGAAGCCAGTCTGGAAGTGATTGCAACCGGAGCTGTTATCGGTATGCAGGACATGGGTGCGGCGGGAATAACCTGTTCCACGTCCGAAATGAGTGCAAAAGGAGAACACGGCATGAATGTGTGGCTGGACAAGGTACCTACCCGGCAGGCGAACATGAAAGATTGGGAGATTCTGTTATCCGAGTCGCAGGAGCGCATGCTGGTAGTTGTGCAGAAAGGCCGGGAAAAAGAAGTGCAGCGTGTTTTTTCCAAATGGGATCTGAACTGCGTTCAGATAGGGGAAGTGACCACGGGCGACAGGCTGAAATATTTTATGCACGGAGAACTGGTGGCCGATGTGCCGGCCGGTTCACTGGTGCTGGGTGGCGGGGCTCCGGTATACACGCGCGAATACAAAGAGCCGGCATATTTTGCCGAATCAAAAAAGTTCAGAACAGACGATGTACCCGAGGCAAAAGATCTGCGGGCCGTAGCAGTGCATCTGCTCTCCCATCCCAACATCGCATCCAAACGATGGATTTATGAGCAATACGACAGCATGGTGGGAACCGTGAATATGAGTACCAATCAGCCATCCGATGCTGCGGTGGTGAATCTCAAGGACACACCTGCGGCGCTGGTGATGAAAGTAGATTGTAATTCACGCTACGTGAATGCCGATCCCGAGACAGGATGCGCCATTGCGGTTTCCGAATGCGCGCGGAACATTGTATGTACGGGTGGCGAGCCCAGCGCAGTAACCAATTGCCTGAACTTCGGAAATCCTTACAATCCGGAAGTATACTGGCAATTTGTGGGAAGCATAAAAGGGATGAGTGCCGCCTGCAGTAAATTCAAAACTCCCGTTACCGGCGGCAATGTGAGTTTCTATAACCAGAGCAGTTATGAAGGTCCTGTATTTCCCACCCCTACGATCGGCATGATCGGAGTGATGAAGGACAAGGAAAACCGCATGACGCTGGATTTTAAAAATGAGGGAGACCTGATTTATCTGATCGGCGAATCGAAGAACGACCTGGCCTCTTCCGAATATCTTTATTCATTTGTGGGCATAAAGAATACGCCCGCACCCTGTTTTGATCTGGAGGAGGAGTTTGCCGTTCAGGAAACGGTGAAACAATGTATCCGGGAACGGCTGGTTCAGAGCGCACACGATGTGAGCGACGGAGGGTTGCTCACGGCGCTGGCGGAATCTTCGTTTCCGCGCGACCTGGGCTTTGAGATTTTCAGCGACGGCAAGGTCCGTAAAGACGCTTTTCTTTTCGGTGAATCGCAATCGCGCGTAGTAGTTTCCGTACGTAAAGAAGACGAAACACGGCTGGTACGGCTGCTGAAAAACAATGGTACCGCATTCAGCAAAATCGGATTTGTGAAAGGAAAAGAGATGATGGCAGACGGAGAGCTGATCATGGCTACGCAGGAGGCGAAGGGGCTGTATACGAATTCCCTCGGCAATCTGATCAGCTCATGA
- a CDS encoding acyl carrier protein: MNRDELQQFIAAEVQKLAFRKVSIHEPLVSSRVLDSISVIDLIVLIEEKMNKKIPQDQIREENLDTVEKITETVLKA, from the coding sequence ATGAACCGTGATGAATTACAACAATTTATTGCCGCTGAAGTACAGAAACTGGCCTTTCGCAAGGTAAGCATACATGAACCCCTGGTTAGTTCAAGGGTGCTGGATTCGATTTCTGTTATCGACCTGATCGTGCTGATTGAAGAAAAGATGAATAAAAAAATTCCGCAGGATCAGATCCGGGAAGAAAATTTGGATACGGTTGAAAAAATCACAGAAACGGTTCTTAAAGCCTGA
- a CDS encoding AMP-binding protein, whose amino-acid sequence MENSPGKMHYDFEARQFMDAGTASGKCAIAGTDGDINWQELADAVHKLSDRLLTVCHSPEDIVLIYGHKEKYYPVAILACIHSGITYVPLDKIYPESRLQSVLNQTKACAVINCTTEQVPGVFSHIASIGPDHPTEPTAAVRHDPAGDPVQYIMFTSGTTGEPKGVMIRRSSALLFIRWALRDFGFMASDVFMNQAPFTFDVSLCDLFCSLALGSTLVLNSASQMKEQDAFIERIRKYGCSVWTSTPSFVYLFLRHPSFNAEHLPRMRSMLFIGEELPTRTCAGLFSSFPEMHLANAYGPTEATIVTTHIFITEAMIRSSPNVPIGRAMPGAQLLIQKTGEDPAEGELLICGNHVSAGYLGKPELSGEKFPVLSGSRCYITGDMVRKEDDIYYFLGRNDNQVKLNGYRIELDEISTVLANHPRVIDAVAVPLKQGNNVRKIIAFIIPEDVNDAAGLQAELREKLQHKLPYYMIPSDLVFICKFPYNTSHKLDKKLLIERFINGEFN is encoded by the coding sequence GTGGAAAATTCCCCTGGTAAGATGCATTATGATTTTGAAGCCCGGCAGTTTATGGATGCCGGAACAGCATCCGGTAAGTGCGCCATCGCCGGCACAGACGGGGATATTAATTGGCAGGAACTGGCGGATGCAGTGCACAAATTATCTGACCGGCTCCTCACAGTATGCCATTCGCCTGAGGATATTGTGCTGATATACGGACATAAGGAAAAGTACTATCCGGTTGCAATTCTTGCCTGTATTCATTCCGGCATTACTTACGTACCTCTGGATAAAATCTATCCCGAGAGCCGGCTTCAAAGCGTGTTGAATCAAACGAAGGCCTGTGCTGTGATAAACTGCACCACCGAACAGGTTCCCGGAGTATTCAGCCATATCGCCTCGATAGGTCCTGATCACCCGACTGAACCAACAGCTGCCGTCCGCCATGATCCGGCAGGAGACCCTGTTCAGTATATCATGTTCACATCGGGAACCACCGGCGAACCGAAAGGGGTAATGATCCGAAGGAGTTCAGCGCTGTTATTCATCCGGTGGGCACTCCGGGATTTTGGTTTCATGGCCAGTGATGTTTTTATGAACCAGGCACCTTTTACTTTTGATGTTTCACTCTGTGATTTGTTTTGCTCCCTGGCGCTTGGCAGCACGCTGGTGCTGAACAGTGCTTCACAGATGAAAGAACAGGACGCTTTCATTGAAAGGATCCGTAAATATGGTTGCTCCGTTTGGACGTCCACACCCTCCTTTGTGTATCTTTTTCTGCGTCATCCGTCATTTAATGCCGAACACCTGCCACGAATGAGATCCATGCTTTTCATAGGCGAGGAACTACCCACGCGCACCTGTGCCGGACTGTTCAGTTCCTTCCCGGAAATGCACCTTGCAAATGCATACGGACCCACTGAAGCAACTATTGTAACCACGCATATTTTTATAACCGAAGCAATGATCCGTTCCTCTCCGAATGTACCAATCGGAAGAGCCATGCCTGGTGCACAACTGCTCATTCAGAAAACCGGCGAGGACCCGGCTGAGGGAGAATTGCTGATTTGCGGGAATCACGTATCTGCAGGGTATCTGGGCAAACCGGAACTTTCCGGAGAGAAGTTTCCGGTTCTCTCAGGGAGCAGGTGCTATATAACCGGCGATATGGTGCGAAAAGAAGATGACATCTACTACTTCCTCGGAAGAAATGACAATCAGGTTAAGCTCAATGGTTATCGGATCGAACTGGATGAAATCAGTACCGTACTGGCGAACCATCCCCGTGTTATCGATGCAGTAGCCGTTCCTCTTAAACAAGGGAATAATGTGCGGAAGATTATAGCCTTCATCATTCCCGAAGATGTTAACGATGCTGCTGGACTGCAGGCAGAGCTCCGGGAAAAACTCCAGCATAAGCTTCCGTATTATATGATCCCCTCAGACCTGGTTTTCATCTGCAAATTTCCGTACAACACGAGTCATAAGCTGGATAAAAAGCTCCTGATCGAACGGTTTATTAACGGGGAATTCAACTAA
- a CDS encoding tetratricopeptide repeat protein, with protein MNKKLFLILAIVPSLVFAGTIPPAKQRILDSLKLVLQKAAQDTQRVNALNKMGMEMKSFQPDSAIVFIQQALALALKIGYPNGQVAALNQLGIIYKNKAEHQKAAAFLNEGIRLADSAGLSELSAKMSVNLGNIYQRLGDYQKALDLFFTSLKFFETKGNAKIYGGILSNIGVVYSLMEEHDRSMEYYRKALRARDSVNDRMGICNDLGNMAITYSKLWNLKKNDAYRDSAQVLYEKVIRMGRELGDLQSVAHMLNNMAEIFIENGRRGNSASLLKAETHLLEALLLNEQIGDRSGIAVNYNSLAQVYELKGDRKKNEEYRKKAYHLTVELGEIELSREMAYGLYQMYSQQHQYQEALEFHLLYTQWKDSILNEKNQESIRKLETEYETEKKQREIELLTKQNEVDRLSLQQSRYFVWGLSIAGILVLALLVLYINRFISKKKTTLILARQNAEIQEQKAIIEEKNKDILDSIHYARKIQRSQLPSEKYIERSLRGLNH; from the coding sequence ATGAACAAGAAACTCTTTCTGATTCTTGCAATTGTTCCATCGCTCGTTTTTGCAGGAACCATCCCGCCTGCTAAACAGCGCATCCTGGATTCGCTGAAACTTGTGCTCCAAAAAGCCGCACAGGACACCCAACGTGTAAATGCACTGAATAAAATGGGCATGGAAATGAAATCTTTCCAGCCCGACTCAGCCATCGTTTTTATTCAGCAGGCACTGGCACTGGCACTGAAAATCGGGTATCCCAACGGCCAGGTTGCCGCCTTGAATCAACTGGGTATTATCTATAAAAATAAAGCCGAACACCAGAAAGCCGCCGCCTTTCTCAACGAAGGCATCCGGCTGGCCGACTCGGCCGGACTCTCGGAGCTGAGCGCTAAAATGAGCGTGAACCTCGGAAATATCTACCAGCGGCTGGGTGATTACCAGAAGGCCCTTGATCTCTTTTTCACTTCACTGAAATTCTTCGAAACAAAAGGAAATGCGAAAATATACGGGGGCATCCTCAGTAATATCGGCGTTGTTTACTCCCTGATGGAAGAGCATGATCGCTCGATGGAGTATTACAGAAAAGCCCTCAGGGCAAGAGACTCTGTGAATGACCGCATGGGCATCTGCAACGACCTTGGGAACATGGCCATCACCTACTCCAAACTCTGGAACCTGAAAAAAAACGATGCCTACCGCGACAGCGCACAGGTGCTCTACGAAAAAGTAATCCGTATGGGCCGTGAACTGGGAGACCTTCAGAGTGTAGCGCATATGCTGAATAACATGGCGGAAATTTTTATCGAGAATGGACGCCGGGGCAATTCTGCTTCACTGCTGAAAGCGGAAACCCACCTGCTGGAAGCCCTTCTTCTGAACGAACAGATCGGCGACCGCAGCGGAATCGCCGTAAATTACAACTCGCTGGCACAGGTATACGAACTCAAGGGCGACCGGAAAAAAAATGAAGAATACCGCAAGAAAGCCTATCACCTGACGGTAGAACTGGGCGAAATTGAACTGTCGAGAGAGATGGCCTATGGTTTGTATCAGATGTATAGTCAACAGCATCAGTACCAGGAGGCGTTGGAATTTCACCTGCTCTATACACAGTGGAAAGATTCGATACTGAACGAAAAGAACCAGGAGTCCATCCGGAAACTGGAAACCGAATATGAAACGGAGAAAAAGCAACGCGAGATTGAACTGCTCACCAAGCAGAATGAAGTGGACCGCCTCTCCCTTCAGCAAAGCAGGTACTTTGTTTGGGGATTGTCCATTGCCGGAATTCTGGTACTCGCCCTGCTGGTGCTTTACATTAACCGTTTTATTTCCAAAAAGAAAACTACGTTGATTCTTGCCCGTCAGAACGCTGAAATCCAGGAACAGAAAGCGATCATTGAAGAAAAGAACAAAGACATATTGGACAGCATTCACTATGCCCGTAAGATCCAAAGATCTCAGCTCCCCTCTGAAAAGTATATCGAACGATCCCTGAGAGGGCTAAATCACTGA